In Candidatus Woesearchaeota archaeon, a genomic segment contains:
- the nrdR gene encoding transcriptional regulator NrdR has translation MLCPYCSHDETKVLETRETSVEETRRRRECLKCEKRFTTYERVELKPILVIKKDGRREEFDRQKIIRGLLRSSEKRPVSLMDIEKLVDNVEYKIRSLGLQEVKSTKVGQLVMNRLKKLDSIAYIRFASVYRDFEDIESFQDEIERLTERVIEENLKK, from the coding sequence ATGCTTTGCCCCTATTGTTCCCACGACGAAACGAAAGTACTTGAGACTCGAGAGACTAGTGTTGAAGAAACACGACGGCGACGAGAGTGTTTAAAGTGTGAGAAGCGCTTTACAACCTATGAACGAGTAGAATTAAAACCCATTCTTGTCATTAAAAAAGATGGTCGTAGAGAGGAATTTGATCGACAGAAAATTATACGAGGGCTTCTAAGAAGCTCTGAAAAGCGACCTGTAAGCCTTATGGATATAGAAAAACTAGTGGACAACGTGGAGTATAAAATACGTTCTTTAGGACTCCAAGAAGTCAAAAGCACCAAAGTTGGTCAACTCGTGATGAATCGCCTTAAAAAACTGGATTCTATAGCTTATATTCGTTTTGCATCAGTCTATCGCGACTTTGAAGATATTGAATCTTTCCAAGATGAAATTGAAAGATTAACAGAGAGAGTTATCGAAGAAAATTTAAAAAAATAA
- a CDS encoding DNA-directed RNA polymerase subunit H, which translates to MGDELIQHVLVPKHEKISDKEKEALLAKYNVSMKQFPKIPINDAALQGMDIKVGDIIKITRNSPTAGKSIFYRGVSSE; encoded by the coding sequence ATGGGTGACGAACTAATTCAACACGTATTAGTGCCAAAGCACGAAAAGATTTCTGACAAAGAGAAGGAAGCACTCCTTGCTAAATACAACGTTTCAATGAAACAGTTTCCTAAAATTCCAATTAACGATGCTGCGCTGCAAGGCATGGACATTAAAGTTGGCGACATAATTAAAATAACAAGAAACAGTCCTACGGCTGGTAAATCTATTTTTTATAGAGGTGTCTCTAGTGAATAA
- a CDS encoding DNA-directed RNA polymerase subunit B'' — MNKEARLINSELLLKKFFEENSLIQADLTSFNNFVDKELNNILEENRTIEPTIIPPNVEDFKIRLDNIWVTKPEITEADGSKRDILPSEARLRKISYAAPIYMEVSAHINGVQREDFKLQIGNLPIMLKSKFCHLNGKSEEELIKAGEDPNDPGGYFIVNGTEKVLVKIEDLASNRLMVEKASTGMSKFIGKIFSERGSYKIPHQFEKLKDGILYLTFTRVKRIPVILLIKALGVLKDEEIMKAIDLGNDSEVFANLFEYVDVKDREEALDMVAKKIGITQSREIRIQRVEEILDKYLLPHLGISKDNREFKAINVCKYLKDFVRTTRGELPLTDKDHYANKRLKLSGDLLADLFRVNIKVLIGDLLYNFQRIVKRGKIPSIKVIIREKLLTQRIYSSMATGNWVGNRTGVSQRISRQNHLELISSLQRVFSPLSSSQENFEARALHSTHLGRLCISETPEGTNIGLRKNLAILANVTQSVDTEELTKTLKTFGLETVQG; from the coding sequence GTGAATAAAGAAGCAAGACTAATTAATTCAGAACTCTTACTCAAAAAATTCTTTGAAGAAAATTCGCTTATCCAAGCAGACTTAACTTCATTTAATAATTTTGTAGATAAAGAGCTTAATAATATTTTAGAAGAAAACCGAACAATCGAACCAACTATTATTCCGCCAAATGTAGAAGATTTCAAAATTCGACTCGATAATATTTGGGTAACAAAACCAGAAATTACTGAAGCAGATGGTTCAAAGCGAGATATTTTACCTAGTGAAGCGCGACTGCGAAAAATTTCTTATGCAGCCCCTATTTACATGGAAGTCTCAGCACATATTAATGGTGTACAACGTGAAGACTTTAAACTCCAAATTGGAAATCTACCTATCATGTTAAAAAGTAAGTTTTGCCATTTAAATGGTAAGAGTGAAGAAGAACTTATTAAAGCAGGCGAAGATCCAAATGATCCAGGAGGATATTTTATTGTGAATGGAACTGAAAAAGTTCTTGTAAAAATTGAAGATCTCGCATCTAACAGACTTATGGTTGAAAAAGCATCAACTGGAATGTCAAAATTTATTGGAAAAATTTTTTCAGAGCGAGGATCATACAAAATTCCTCACCAGTTTGAAAAACTCAAAGACGGTATTTTATACTTAACATTTACTCGTGTAAAAAGAATACCAGTTATTCTTCTCATCAAAGCACTTGGTGTACTTAAAGATGAAGAAATTATGAAAGCAATTGACCTTGGCAATGACAGCGAAGTATTTGCTAACCTCTTTGAATATGTTGATGTAAAAGATAGAGAAGAAGCACTTGATATGGTTGCTAAAAAAATTGGTATTACACAATCAAGAGAAATTCGAATTCAACGTGTAGAAGAAATTCTTGATAAATATCTTTTACCACATCTAGGTATCAGTAAAGATAATCGAGAATTCAAAGCAATCAACGTATGCAAATATCTCAAGGACTTTGTGCGAACAACTCGAGGAGAACTCCCCTTAACTGATAAAGATCACTATGCAAATAAACGATTAAAACTTTCAGGAGACTTACTTGCCGATTTATTTCGCGTTAATATTAAAGTATTAATTGGGGATTTGCTTTATAATTTCCAACGAATTGTAAAACGTGGAAAAATTCCTTCCATTAAAGTTATTATTCGTGAAAAACTATTAACACAACGAATTTATAGCAGTATGGCTACAGGTAATTGGGTAGGTAACCGAACAGGCGTTTCTCAACGTATTTCTCGACAAAACCATCTAGAGTTAATTTCGTCATTACAACGCGTGTTTAGTCCGCTTTCTTCAAGTCAAGAAAACTTTGAAGCACGAGCACTTCACTCAACTCATCTTGGACGTCTTTGTATTAGTGAGACTCCAGAAGGTACCAATATTGGTTTGCGAAAAAATTTAGCAATTCTTGCTAACGTAACGCAAAGTGTTGATACAGAAGAATTAACAAAAACACTAAAGACATTCGGTCTAGAAACGGTGCAGGGGTAA